The DNA sequence CCAGCCCAGGCGCGCCCGCGCCGCCCGCATGCGCCAGCAGATGCGCATGCGCACCTTTCGCTGGTGAGCCCGTCGGCGAGCCCCGCGGGAGGCCCTGCGAGGGCCCGCCGCGCCGCCGTCCCGGCCCCGGCACGAGGCCCCGTACAACACGCGCGGCCAGCGCCACGGCGCGGAAGACCTCTCGCAATGGCTCCGTTTCTGCCACGATGCCGACTGGGCGGGGTACGAAACGGCGAGCAGGGGGCCGTTCCACCCCCACCCACCTCCGGCCGGGGGGAACTCCAACCGGCACGCCTATGACCAGTGGGAGAGTCACGGTGTATTTCGCCGCACTGCTCGCGCGCACCGAAGACGGGTGGGAAGCGAGCGACATGGAACTCGACGATGTCGAGTCTCTGAGTGATCTGATCGATCTCGCCCGCTCCGCCTCTGTCGACGACGACACGGTGGTAGCCCTCATCGAACAGGAGGACACCTGGTTCGGGGTCGTCCGGGTGGACGGCGAGGAGGACCCGCGCTACTACGTGTCCAACGCCTCCGCCGCCTCCCGCAGCTCCTACGGCTCGATGCTGACCGACGAGCTGCTCGGCAAGGACGAGGAGGACGACGAACTCGACGAGCTGGACCTCGACGGCACCGAGGACGGCGAGGACGAGGTCATCGCCTCTTATCCGGACGGCGGCTCCGCCGCCA is a window from the Streptomyces sp. NBC_01244 genome containing:
- a CDS encoding tRNA adenosine deaminase-associated protein; amino-acid sequence: MYFAALLARTEDGWEASDMELDDVESLSDLIDLARSASVDDDTVVALIEQEDTWFGVVRVDGEEDPRYYVSNASAASRSSYGSMLTDELLGKDEEDDELDELDLDGTEDGEDEVIASYPDGGSAARDEGDHAYADHTDDTDDTDADDSRDVRAGSEPAPAGPLGDPRLLDDLGVSHKQLMTLDGDALSEIADSLGATEVLEAVR